Proteins encoded within one genomic window of Couchioplanes caeruleus:
- a CDS encoding DUF3117 domain-containing protein — MAAMKPRTGDGPLEVTKEGRGIVMRVPLEGGGRLVVEMTPDEANALGDALKAIAG, encoded by the coding sequence ATGGCGGCGATGAAGCCGCGGACGGGCGATGGTCCGCTGGAGGTCACCAAGGAAGGGCGCGGCATCGTGATGCGCGTCCCGCTGGAGGGTGGTGGCCGTCTCGTCGTTGAGATGACTCCGGACGAGGCCAACGCGCTGGGTGACGCGCTGAAGGCGATCGCCGGCTGA
- a CDS encoding 2-oxoacid:acceptor oxidoreductase subunit alpha, producing MAAPAKRVEQLDRVVIRFAGDSGDGMQLTGDRFTSETAQLGNDISTLPNFPAEIRAPAGTLPGVSSFQVHFADYDILTPGDAPNVLVAMNPAALKANLADLPAGADIIVNTDEFSKRNLAKVGYAVSPLEDGSLDEWSVHPVALTSMTVAALADSGVPKKDAERAKNMFALGLLSWMYSRPHQSTLRFLERKFAKRPELVAANKAAFQAGWNFGETTETFSVRYEVKPAKMAAGTYRNITGNAALALGLVAAGVRAKLPVFLGAYPITPASDILHELSKHKRFGITTMQAEDEIAAIGAALGASYGGALGVTTTSGPGVALKGETISLAVALELPLVIVDVQRAGPSTGMPTKTEQADLNMALYGRHGEAPLAVIAPKSPSDCFHAAIEAARIALTYRTPVILLSDNYVANGSEPWLLPEVSELPDLRVEFATAPNGEDGRFLPYLRDPHTMARPWAVPGTPGLEHRIGGLEKADKTGDISYDPANHEFMVRTRAARIEAIPVPDIDVEDPDENARVLVLGWGSTYGPIGAACRALRQRGLPIAQAHLRHLAPLPANLGEVLKAYDKVIVPEMNLGQLAHVIRARYLVDAVPFNQVSGLPFTAATLENMLEDVVKNG from the coding sequence GTGGCCGCTCCCGCGAAGCGTGTCGAGCAGCTAGACCGCGTGGTCATCCGGTTCGCCGGCGACTCCGGTGACGGTATGCAGCTCACCGGCGATCGGTTCACGTCGGAGACCGCTCAACTCGGCAACGACATCTCGACGTTACCCAACTTCCCGGCTGAGATCCGGGCACCCGCAGGCACCCTGCCGGGCGTGTCGAGCTTCCAGGTGCACTTCGCCGACTACGACATCCTCACGCCCGGCGACGCGCCGAACGTGCTGGTCGCGATGAACCCGGCCGCGCTCAAGGCCAACCTCGCCGACCTGCCGGCCGGCGCGGACATCATCGTGAACACCGACGAGTTCTCCAAGCGCAACCTGGCCAAGGTCGGGTATGCGGTGAGTCCGCTCGAGGACGGCTCGCTGGACGAGTGGTCGGTGCACCCGGTGGCCCTGACATCGATGACGGTGGCGGCGCTCGCGGACTCCGGCGTACCGAAGAAAGACGCCGAGCGCGCCAAGAACATGTTCGCTCTGGGCCTGCTGAGCTGGATGTATTCTCGGCCTCATCAGTCGACGCTGCGGTTCCTGGAGCGCAAGTTCGCCAAGCGGCCCGAGCTGGTGGCGGCCAACAAGGCCGCCTTCCAGGCGGGGTGGAACTTCGGCGAGACCACCGAGACCTTCTCGGTCCGGTACGAGGTCAAGCCCGCGAAGATGGCCGCCGGCACCTACCGCAACATCACCGGCAACGCCGCGCTCGCCCTCGGTCTCGTGGCGGCCGGTGTACGCGCGAAGCTGCCGGTGTTCCTGGGCGCGTACCCGATCACCCCGGCCTCGGACATCCTGCACGAGCTGAGCAAGCACAAGCGGTTCGGCATCACCACCATGCAGGCAGAGGACGAGATCGCCGCGATCGGCGCCGCTCTCGGTGCCTCGTACGGTGGCGCGCTCGGCGTGACCACCACCTCCGGCCCGGGCGTGGCGCTCAAGGGAGAGACGATCTCCCTGGCCGTCGCGCTGGAGCTGCCGCTGGTCATCGTCGACGTGCAGCGCGCGGGCCCGTCGACGGGCATGCCGACCAAGACCGAGCAGGCCGACCTCAACATGGCGCTGTACGGCCGCCACGGCGAGGCCCCGCTGGCCGTCATCGCGCCGAAGTCACCCTCGGACTGCTTCCACGCGGCGATCGAGGCGGCCCGGATCGCGCTGACCTACCGCACGCCGGTGATCCTGCTCTCGGACAACTACGTGGCGAACGGCTCGGAGCCGTGGCTGCTGCCGGAGGTTTCCGAGCTGCCGGATCTGCGCGTCGAGTTCGCCACCGCGCCGAACGGCGAGGACGGGCGCTTCCTGCCGTACCTGCGCGATCCGCACACCATGGCCCGCCCGTGGGCGGTGCCCGGCACGCCGGGCCTGGAGCACCGGATCGGCGGCCTGGAGAAGGCCGACAAGACCGGTGACATCTCCTACGACCCGGCCAATCACGAGTTCATGGTCCGCACCCGAGCGGCGCGGATCGAGGCTATCCCCGTGCCCGACATCGACGTCGAGGACCCGGACGAGAACGCACGCGTGCTCGTGCTGGGCTGGGGTTCGACGTACGGACCGATCGGAGCCGCCTGCCGGGCCCTGCGCCAGCGCGGCCTGCCGATCGCCCAGGCGCACCTGCGGCACCTGGCGCCGTTGCCGGCGAATCTCGGCGAGGTGCTGAAGGCGTACGACAAGGTGATCGTCCCGGAGATGAACCTGGGCCAGCTTGCCCATGTGATCCGGGCCCGCTACCTGGTCGACGCCGTTCCCTTCAACCAGGTCAGCGGCCTGCCGTTCACGGCCGCCACGCTGGAGAACATGCTCGAGGACGTGGTCAAGAATGGCTAG
- a CDS encoding SRPBCC family protein, producing MSETGPVGGLGDAAKPGTGEVTATVIVRAPAPRVFAAFLDWERQSDWIPFTKVRVVEGDGGEGSLIEAVTALGPAVVRDEMRVVRVDAPYELRVVHCGKVLRGPGSMRCTAMGGDRTQVVMHEWFHLPSGAAGKLAWPVLWPGSKMGFKGALKKFGRLVEEGKLP from the coding sequence ATGAGTGAGACCGGGCCGGTCGGCGGCCTCGGCGACGCCGCGAAACCCGGAACCGGGGAGGTCACCGCGACCGTCATCGTGCGCGCGCCCGCCCCCCGGGTGTTCGCCGCCTTCCTCGACTGGGAGCGGCAGAGCGACTGGATCCCGTTCACCAAGGTCCGGGTGGTCGAGGGCGACGGCGGCGAGGGCAGCCTCATCGAGGCGGTCACAGCCCTGGGCCCGGCGGTGGTCCGCGACGAGATGCGGGTGGTCCGGGTCGACGCGCCCTACGAGCTGCGGGTCGTCCATTGCGGCAAGGTTCTGCGCGGGCCGGGCTCGATGCGGTGCACGGCGATGGGCGGTGACCGCACGCAGGTGGTCATGCACGAGTGGTTCCACCTGCCCAGCGGCGCGGCCGGCAAGCTCGCGTGGCCCGTGCTGTGGCCGGGATCGAAAATGGGCTTCAAGGGCGCGCTCAAGAAGTTCGGCCGCCTGGTGGAAGAGGGCAAGCTGCCCTGA
- a CDS encoding O-methyltransferase, with amino-acid sequence MQFAEAYAAEDIVLQTARNLALEVGLSSVTPGAGSVLALLAAAGNAKAVVEIGTGTGVSGVWLLRGMRPDGVLTTIDVENEHQRIARRIFQEAGFAPSRTRIITGRALDVLPRLADGVYDLVFVDSDATEFGACAEAALRLLRPGGILIVNGALAGGRISDPAARDADTITIRETVKAIREAEHWIPALIPAGAGLLTAVKL; translated from the coding sequence ATGCAGTTCGCCGAGGCGTACGCCGCCGAGGACATCGTGCTCCAGACCGCCCGGAACCTCGCCCTCGAGGTCGGGCTCTCGTCCGTGACCCCCGGCGCGGGCTCCGTGCTCGCCCTGCTCGCCGCGGCGGGCAACGCCAAGGCCGTGGTCGAGATCGGCACCGGTACGGGCGTCAGCGGTGTCTGGCTGCTCCGCGGCATGCGCCCGGACGGCGTGCTGACCACGATCGACGTCGAGAACGAGCACCAGCGGATCGCCCGGCGCATCTTCCAGGAGGCGGGCTTCGCACCTTCCCGTACCCGGATCATCACCGGCCGTGCGCTCGACGTCCTGCCCCGGCTGGCCGACGGCGTCTATGACCTGGTCTTCGTCGACTCCGACGCGACCGAGTTCGGCGCGTGCGCGGAGGCGGCCCTGCGGCTGCTGCGCCCCGGCGGCATCTTGATCGTGAACGGCGCGCTGGCGGGCGGCCGGATCAGCGACCCGGCGGCCCGCGACGCGGACACCATCACCATCCGGGAGACGGTCAAGGCGATCCGGGAGGCCGAGCACTGGATCCCGGCCCTCATCCCGGCCGGCGCCGGCCTCCTCACCGCCGTCAAACTGTGA
- a CDS encoding potassium channel family protein, translating to MIHLPLVRQGPLRALAVRMVAAVVLVLLAAFVIYADRDGYRDVNEDGLTMLDCFYYAVVSLSTTGYGDITPVTPDARLINILFITPARVLFLIILVGTTLEVLTDQYRNSLRVSRWRRKLKDHIIVCGYGTKGRAAISALLETGYDKSRIVVVESREVALRQAAANGLVAIEGNATRSAVLLQADVKNCKSVIIATDSDEASVLISLTVRQLTAGQVRIIAAVREQENAALLKQSGAHHVIVSSSTAGRLLGLTTTTPPLIDVVEDLLTPGQGMALAMRSAERAEVGRNPRELHTLVVALIRRGKVVALGGEHAETIETGDMLIYIRDENNSVAVH from the coding sequence GTGATCCATCTACCGCTGGTCCGGCAGGGACCGCTGCGTGCCCTCGCCGTCCGGATGGTGGCCGCGGTCGTCCTCGTGCTGCTCGCCGCCTTCGTGATCTACGCGGACCGGGACGGTTACCGGGACGTCAACGAGGACGGTCTGACGATGCTCGACTGCTTCTATTACGCGGTCGTGTCGCTGTCGACCACCGGCTACGGCGACATCACCCCGGTCACGCCGGACGCGCGTCTGATCAACATCCTGTTCATCACCCCGGCGCGGGTGCTCTTCCTGATCATTCTGGTCGGCACGACCCTTGAGGTGCTGACCGATCAGTACCGCAACAGCCTGCGGGTGAGCCGGTGGAGGCGAAAGTTGAAGGACCACATCATCGTCTGCGGCTACGGCACCAAGGGCCGCGCGGCGATCAGCGCCCTGCTCGAGACCGGCTACGACAAGTCGCGGATCGTCGTGGTGGAGAGCCGCGAGGTCGCCCTGCGGCAGGCAGCGGCCAACGGGCTGGTCGCCATCGAGGGCAACGCCACCCGCTCGGCCGTGCTGCTGCAAGCCGACGTCAAGAACTGCAAGTCGGTCATCATCGCCACCGACAGCGACGAGGCGTCGGTCCTGATCTCATTGACCGTACGGCAGCTCACCGCCGGCCAGGTGCGCATCATCGCCGCCGTCCGCGAACAGGAGAACGCCGCGCTGCTCAAGCAGAGCGGCGCCCACCACGTCATCGTCTCGTCCTCGACCGCCGGCCGCCTGCTCGGGCTCACCACCACGACGCCGCCGCTGATCGACGTGGTCGAGGATCTCCTCACGCCCGGTCAGGGCATGGCGCTGGCCATGCGGTCGGCCGAACGCGCCGAGGTCGGCCGGAACCCGCGCGAGCTGCACACGCTCGTGGTGGCCCTGATCCGGCGCGGCAAGGTGGTCGCGCTTGGTGGCGAGCACGCGGAGACCATCGAGACCGGCGACATGCTCATCTACATCCGCGACGAGAACAACAGCGTCGCGGTGCACTGA
- a CDS encoding enoyl-CoA hydratase-related protein: protein MTDSLLVDRTDAVVTLTLNRPDAMNAFDVGLKEALRDTLTQLEVDKSVRAVVLAGAGNAFCVGQDLREHAEVLASGSTELDTVRAHYNPIAQRLASLPKPVIAAVRGTAAGAGASLALLADFRIGGPKTTFLMAFANVGLAGDSGISWSLPHIVGRARALELLLLAQPVRAQQCHEYGLLTQLVEDDEQVLPAAQEFAARLAAGPTVAYAAIKRELSIGTAGSLSDALAAEAQAQAICGATSDHKNAVSSFVAKQKPVFEGR from the coding sequence ATGACCGACTCGCTGCTCGTCGACCGCACGGATGCGGTCGTCACCCTGACCCTCAACCGCCCCGACGCCATGAACGCCTTCGACGTCGGCCTCAAGGAGGCGCTGCGCGACACGCTCACGCAGCTCGAGGTCGACAAATCGGTCCGGGCGGTGGTGCTGGCGGGCGCGGGCAACGCCTTCTGCGTCGGGCAGGACCTGCGCGAACACGCCGAAGTCCTGGCGAGCGGATCGACCGAACTGGACACGGTGCGCGCCCACTACAACCCGATCGCCCAGCGCCTGGCGAGCCTGCCCAAGCCGGTGATCGCCGCCGTGCGGGGCACGGCGGCCGGCGCGGGCGCGTCGCTGGCGCTTCTCGCCGACTTCCGCATCGGCGGCCCGAAGACGACGTTCCTGATGGCGTTCGCCAACGTCGGCCTGGCCGGCGACTCCGGCATCTCCTGGTCCCTGCCGCACATCGTCGGCCGCGCCCGGGCGCTCGAGCTGCTGCTGCTGGCCCAGCCGGTACGGGCACAGCAGTGTCACGAGTACGGTCTGCTCACCCAGCTCGTGGAGGACGACGAGCAGGTGCTGCCCGCGGCGCAGGAGTTCGCCGCCCGGCTGGCCGCCGGTCCGACGGTCGCGTACGCGGCCATCAAGCGTGAGCTGTCGATCGGCACGGCGGGGTCGCTGTCCGACGCGCTCGCGGCGGAGGCCCAGGCGCAGGCGATCTGCGGAGCGACCAGTGACCACAAGAACGCCGTCTCGTCCTTCGTCGCGAAGCAGAAGCCGGTCTTCGAGGGGCGCTGA
- a CDS encoding leucyl aminopeptidase family protein, which produces MSDGKGHPPVFGIRLVDAAQAGTQVVVADESAVLAGGDDEIAELHRGSDERGRAGAVLVLPRPLRTPAKVVIVGVGAGDEAGWRSAGAAAVRAVPAGEPLHVVLPAGVSPTAVRGLAEGLWLAAYRFREAVDGARSAGVTLQTDSPDTYAESLETARVTAAATWLARDLTNMPPSVKNPAWFADQLVAEAASRPGLEVTVREPDRLRAEGFGGLLAVGGGSASPPRLLEIAWRPEGATRHVVLVGKGITFDTGGISIKPREGMKLMKKDMGGAAAVVAATLGAADLGLPVRITALAPLAENAISGSAYRPGDVITQWDGTTTETTNSDAEGRLVLADVLAYAVAKLHPDVVIDLATLTGANAVALGKRTAALYSRDDSLAADLEAAGQAAGERMWRLPLPAEYTDYLRSDIADRHSSPSQGAGSVVAALFLSEFLGDRVDHWAHLDMSAPAWSDANDADLTKGATGWGTRTLLRYLSEN; this is translated from the coding sequence ATGTCTGACGGGAAGGGTCATCCTCCAGTGTTCGGGATTCGCCTGGTGGACGCGGCGCAGGCCGGCACGCAGGTAGTCGTGGCGGACGAGTCCGCCGTTCTCGCAGGTGGCGACGATGAGATCGCGGAACTGCACCGTGGCTCCGACGAGCGCGGGCGGGCCGGTGCCGTGCTGGTGCTGCCGCGCCCGCTGCGTACCCCTGCCAAGGTCGTGATCGTCGGGGTCGGCGCCGGCGACGAGGCCGGCTGGCGGTCGGCCGGCGCGGCCGCGGTCCGTGCGGTCCCGGCCGGAGAACCGCTGCACGTCGTGCTGCCCGCCGGCGTTTCACCGACCGCGGTGCGCGGCCTCGCCGAAGGCCTGTGGCTCGCCGCCTACCGGTTCCGCGAGGCCGTCGACGGCGCCCGGTCCGCCGGGGTCACGCTGCAGACCGACAGCCCCGACACGTACGCGGAAAGCCTCGAAACCGCCCGCGTGACCGCCGCCGCGACGTGGCTGGCACGCGACCTGACGAATATGCCGCCGTCGGTGAAGAACCCGGCCTGGTTCGCCGACCAGCTCGTGGCCGAGGCCGCGTCCCGGCCGGGGCTCGAGGTCACCGTGCGCGAGCCGGACCGGTTGCGGGCCGAGGGCTTCGGCGGGCTGCTCGCCGTCGGCGGAGGCTCGGCCAGCCCGCCGCGCCTGCTCGAGATCGCCTGGCGGCCGGAGGGCGCGACGCGGCACGTGGTGCTGGTCGGCAAGGGCATCACCTTCGACACGGGCGGCATCTCGATCAAGCCGCGCGAGGGCATGAAGCTGATGAAGAAGGACATGGGCGGCGCGGCGGCGGTCGTCGCCGCCACGCTGGGCGCGGCGGACCTGGGCCTTCCGGTACGCATCACCGCGCTCGCGCCGCTGGCGGAGAACGCGATCAGCGGCTCCGCGTACCGGCCGGGCGACGTGATCACACAGTGGGACGGCACCACGACCGAGACCACGAACTCCGACGCCGAGGGCCGGCTGGTGCTGGCCGACGTCCTGGCGTACGCGGTCGCGAAGCTGCACCCCGACGTCGTCATCGACCTGGCCACGCTGACCGGCGCCAACGCGGTCGCCCTCGGTAAGCGCACCGCCGCCCTTTACAGCCGCGACGACTCCCTCGCCGCGGACCTCGAGGCGGCCGGCCAAGCCGCGGGCGAGCGGATGTGGCGCCTCCCGCTGCCCGCGGAATACACCGACTACCTGCGCAGCGACATCGCCGACCGGCACAGCTCGCCGTCGCAGGGCGCGGGCTCGGTGGTCGCGGCGCTGTTCCTGAGCGAGTTCCTCGGCGATCGGGTCGACCACTGGGCGCACCTCGACATGTCCGCGCCGGCCTGGTCCGACGCGAACGACGCGGACCTGACCAAGGGCGCCACCGGCTGGGGCACCCGCACCCTCCTGCGCTATCTCAGCGAGAACTGA
- a CDS encoding 2-oxoacid:ferredoxin oxidoreductase subunit beta has translation MASPTIPLKLTAKDFKSDQEVRWCPGCGDYAILAAVQGFMPELGIPRENIVFVSGIGCSSRFPYYMNTYGMHSIHGRAPAIASGLSASRPDLSVWVVTGDGDALSIGGNHLIHALRRNVNLKILLFNNRIYGLTKGQYSPTSELGKITKSTPAGSADSPFNPLSLALGAEATFVARTIDSDRKHLQSVLRAAAEHEGSAFVEIYQNCNIFNDGAFELIKDPSTRDDHLIRLEQGQPITFGPEGRFSVVHPEGSFGLQVQEGGTPIVHDATVDDPAYAFALTRLSGSDLGTTPIGVFRNVRRPSYDELIQKQLQDAQAQTTGTPEEMLGDLLNAGDTWTIM, from the coding sequence ATGGCTAGCCCGACGATCCCCCTGAAGCTGACGGCCAAGGACTTCAAGTCCGACCAGGAGGTCCGCTGGTGCCCGGGCTGCGGTGACTACGCGATCCTCGCGGCCGTGCAGGGCTTCATGCCCGAGCTCGGCATCCCGCGGGAGAACATCGTCTTCGTCTCCGGCATCGGATGCTCGTCGCGCTTCCCGTACTACATGAACACGTACGGGATGCACTCGATCCACGGCCGCGCCCCGGCGATCGCCTCGGGCCTGTCGGCCTCGCGCCCCGACCTGTCGGTGTGGGTGGTGACCGGCGACGGCGACGCGCTCTCGATCGGCGGCAACCACCTGATCCACGCGCTGCGGCGCAACGTCAACCTGAAGATCCTGCTCTTCAACAACCGGATCTACGGGCTGACCAAGGGCCAGTACAGCCCGACCTCGGAGCTCGGCAAGATCACGAAGTCGACGCCGGCGGGCTCGGCGGACTCGCCGTTCAACCCGCTGTCGTTGGCGCTGGGCGCGGAGGCGACCTTCGTGGCCCGCACCATCGACTCGGACCGCAAGCACCTGCAGTCGGTGCTGCGCGCGGCGGCCGAGCACGAGGGTTCGGCCTTCGTGGAGATCTACCAGAACTGCAACATCTTCAACGACGGCGCCTTCGAGCTGATCAAGGACCCGTCCACCCGGGACGACCACCTCATCCGCCTCGAACAGGGTCAGCCGATCACCTTCGGTCCGGAGGGCCGCTTCTCGGTCGTGCACCCCGAAGGCAGCTTCGGCCTGCAGGTGCAGGAGGGCGGCACGCCGATCGTGCACGATGCGACCGTCGACGACCCGGCGTACGCGTTCGCTCTGACCCGGCTGTCCGGATCGGACCTCGGCACGACCCCGATCGGGGTGTTCCGCAACGTCCGGCGTCCGTCCTACGACGAGCTCATCCAGAAGCAGTTGCAGGACGCGCAGGCTCAGACGACGGGTACGCCCGAGGAGATGCTCGGCGACCTGCTCAATGCCGGGGACACCTGGACGATCATGTAA
- a CDS encoding S1 family peptidase: MVRLRRILGGVAVALTVATMGTVWTGSPASAADDGPQRVVGGTQATQGEFPFMVRLSMGCGGSLYSPTLVLTAAHCVSRTGNNTSITATLGVVDLNSSSKITRKSNYVYRAPGYNGSGKDWALIRLSSPITTLKTLPIAQSSTYDTGTFTIAGWGAAREGGSQQRYMLKATVPFVNDTTCNSSSMYDGDIIPAEEICAGYTEGGVDTCQGDSGGPMFRRDANNAWIQVGIVSWGEGCARPNKPGVYTQVSYFAPAIASAAASLGG, encoded by the coding sequence ATGGTCAGGTTGCGCAGGATTCTGGGCGGGGTGGCAGTTGCGCTCACCGTGGCGACGATGGGCACCGTGTGGACGGGGTCGCCGGCGTCGGCGGCCGACGACGGTCCGCAGCGGGTGGTCGGCGGCACCCAGGCCACCCAGGGCGAGTTCCCGTTCATGGTGCGACTCTCGATGGGCTGCGGCGGCTCGCTGTACAGCCCGACGCTGGTGCTGACCGCGGCGCACTGCGTCAGCCGTACGGGCAACAACACGTCGATCACCGCGACGCTCGGCGTGGTCGACCTCAACTCGTCCAGCAAGATCACCCGTAAGTCCAACTACGTCTACCGCGCGCCGGGCTACAACGGCAGCGGCAAGGACTGGGCGCTGATCCGCCTGTCGAGCCCCATCACGACCCTGAAGACGCTACCGATCGCCCAGTCGAGCACCTACGACACCGGCACGTTCACCATCGCCGGCTGGGGCGCGGCCCGCGAGGGTGGGTCCCAGCAGCGCTACATGCTGAAGGCGACCGTGCCGTTCGTCAACGACACGACCTGCAACTCCAGCAGCATGTACGACGGTGACATCATCCCCGCGGAAGAGATCTGCGCCGGCTACACCGAGGGCGGCGTCGACACCTGCCAGGGCGACTCGGGCGGACCGATGTTCCGCCGCGACGCGAACAACGCCTGGATCCAGGTCGGCATCGTGAGCTGGGGCGAGGGCTGCGCCCGCCCGAACAAGCCGGGCGTGTACACCCAGGTCAGCTACTTCGCGCCGGCGATCGCCTCGGCGGCGGCCAGCCTCGGCGGCTGA
- a CDS encoding DNA-3-methyladenine glycosylase I, which yields MVVGADGRARCFWGASAADYMAYHDTEWGRPVRGDDALFERMCLEAFQSGLSWITILRKRPAFRRAFAGFAIEAVAAFTAEDAERLMGDTGIVRNRMKVDAALHNAKVAANLSTGLSDLLWSYAPPPGPRPPTRAHVPALTPESTAMAKDLKKRGFKFVGPTTAYALMQATGMVDDHVTGCCVPPGGP from the coding sequence TTGGTCGTGGGGGCGGACGGTCGAGCTCGGTGTTTCTGGGGTGCCAGCGCCGCGGACTACATGGCATACCACGACACCGAGTGGGGACGGCCGGTCCGAGGCGATGACGCTCTCTTCGAGCGCATGTGCCTGGAGGCGTTCCAGTCAGGCCTCTCCTGGATCACCATCCTGCGCAAGCGGCCGGCGTTCCGGCGGGCGTTCGCCGGATTCGCGATCGAGGCGGTGGCCGCCTTCACCGCCGAGGACGCCGAACGCCTGATGGGCGATACCGGCATCGTCCGCAACCGCATGAAGGTGGACGCGGCCCTGCACAACGCCAAGGTGGCCGCCAACTTGTCCACAGGCCTGTCCGACCTGCTCTGGTCTTACGCGCCGCCCCCGGGGCCCCGCCCGCCGACACGCGCACACGTGCCGGCGCTGACCCCGGAGTCCACGGCGATGGCCAAGGACCTGAAGAAGCGTGGCTTCAAGTTCGTGGGACCGACGACGGCCTACGCCCTCATGCAGGCCACCGGCATGGTCGACGACCACGTAACGGGCTGCTGCGTGCCTCCCGGTGGTCCGTGA
- the ndhC gene encoding NADH-quinone oxidoreductase subunit A — protein MDGYLGSYATLGLVLAAGVLVFVGAFGANKLLRPANPAEPAGKRIAYESGIDPVGTDWAQAQIRYYVYAYLYVLFAVEAVFLFPWAVVFDRPGFGAVTVAEMGIFVGVLALGIVYAWRKKILTWT, from the coding sequence GTGGACGGGTATCTGGGTTCGTACGCCACGCTGGGCCTGGTGCTGGCCGCCGGCGTCCTCGTCTTCGTCGGTGCCTTCGGGGCGAACAAGTTGCTCCGTCCGGCAAATCCTGCGGAGCCGGCGGGCAAGCGCATCGCGTACGAGAGTGGCATCGACCCGGTCGGCACCGACTGGGCACAGGCACAGATTCGCTATTACGTGTACGCGTACCTGTATGTGCTCTTCGCCGTGGAGGCGGTCTTCCTCTTCCCATGGGCGGTCGTCTTCGACCGTCCGGGGTTCGGTGCGGTGACCGTGGCTGAGATGGGCATATTCGTAGGGGTTCTCGCCCTCGGAATCGTGTACGCATGGCGTAAGAAGATACTCACCTGGACCTGA
- a CDS encoding PaaX family transcriptional regulator has product MQARSALFDLYGDYLRPRGGRAPVAALVKLLAPLGIAPPAVRTAVSRMVRQGWLHPLRLVSGPGYLLTPKAARRLDEASARIYRTGRTSWDGRFDLVLLGASAPRREAQRLTFLGYGMLDERAWVAPRAAEEVDTVLLEAGLEYERFSASHAAGSPGAAEVVGRAWNLAEIGRAYEEFIETQRPVVTAVNARSSDEEAYAARFQLVHAWRSFLFRDPQLPSSLLPSRWPGLSAANFFDRHAARLRPAADRFVERSLASVSRGGRVGFSEP; this is encoded by the coding sequence ATGCAGGCGCGGTCGGCACTCTTCGACCTCTACGGCGACTATCTCCGCCCGAGAGGCGGCCGCGCGCCGGTCGCCGCCCTCGTCAAACTGCTCGCACCGCTGGGCATCGCGCCGCCGGCCGTGCGCACCGCGGTCTCCCGCATGGTCCGCCAGGGCTGGCTGCACCCGCTGCGCCTGGTGTCCGGACCAGGGTATCTGCTGACGCCGAAGGCCGCCCGCAGGCTCGACGAGGCGTCCGCCCGGATCTACCGCACCGGCCGGACGAGCTGGGACGGACGCTTCGATCTGGTCCTGCTCGGCGCCTCGGCGCCGCGCCGCGAGGCACAACGGCTCACCTTCCTCGGGTACGGGATGCTGGACGAGCGCGCCTGGGTGGCACCGCGGGCGGCGGAGGAGGTCGACACGGTGCTGCTCGAGGCCGGCCTGGAGTACGAGCGGTTCAGCGCCAGTCACGCCGCGGGCTCACCGGGCGCCGCGGAGGTGGTGGGGCGGGCCTGGAATCTCGCGGAGATCGGGCGGGCCTACGAGGAGTTCATCGAGACCCAGCGGCCGGTGGTGACCGCGGTCAACGCCCGCAGCTCGGACGAGGAGGCCTATGCGGCGCGTTTCCAGCTCGTGCACGCCTGGCGCTCGTTCCTGTTCCGGGATCCGCAGCTCCCCTCGTCGCTGCTCCCGTCCCGCTGGCCCGGCCTGAGCGCCGCGAACTTCTTCGACAGGCACGCGGCCCGGCTGCGCCCTGCCGCCGACCGCTTCGTGGAACGAAGCCTCGCATCGGTGTCCCGTGGAGGACGTGTGGGATTCTCTGAACCATGA